AGGTCCATAAGCGAGACGGCCCTCGATGACATCAAACGGCGCCTCGACCTGTGGCGAACACGATCGCCGTCCCACCTCCGATATGACCCCAACAATTTGCCCTCAATATGCCCGCCTCCGCACCTCATCTCTCAAAAGTGAGAACTCactctctttctctttcctctctctctcgcgtcTGAAAAGGGAACACTGTTGACCTACTCATGCTAGCCTCCTCTTCTTTGCTTCTGTCATTCTAGCCCACCGTCCCTTCTGGGCAGTGCCCTCTCACTATCAAACCTGCATCACCGCCTCGCGGAACATCGAAAAACTCGTCTTGCTCCTTGAATCTACCTTCGGGCTAGGAAACATCACCTACCTCATGGGGTACTGCATCTACACCGGCGCATCCGCTATTCTAGAAGACGCCAAGAAATGCAACAACTCCTCGCAGGCGACGCTGCAGACCTTTCTCCGCGCGCTCAACACCGGAATGAGGAGGTGCCCGCTATTGGAGCGTAGTTTGAAAATTATTGTTAAAGGTATGAGCACTACTGTGACGGACAAGGTCCCCGCCATGGACCAGACGAGCCAGGATCTGCCCCCTACTGCCATTGCGAGCACGTATATTCCCGCCTTTCCTTACGTGGATCCGACGTTGTCGATTGACTTCGGCATGAGTCGCTATCTAGGAGGGGCGGACTTGGACACCATGTCCGGGTTGGACTCTTTTCCCGAGGCACAGATGGATATGAACGATTTCTTTGGCCCGCCAATACCGTAAGTGATAGTCATTTATATACAACAGAGCCACCTCATCTCCACCAATGTCTGTATGGCTTATAGCAGAACTTGCGTTAGTTAGAAACCCCTGTGATGTCCTGAGCCAGTGTGTCGGCCTTCAGGGCGGGTCGGTCTGCCCTGCCAGCGGTTGTCTAACATGTCACGAAGATTAATACACGACATGTTGCGACACGACCGTGTGATTCAGAAGAACAGATTGTGACTTACGCCTCCGTCCACTGCCATGATCAGCCCAGTGATCCAACCGGCCTCCTTgctggcgaggaagaggatggcTGATTCGATGCCAAAGTCAGCTTCATCCCTCGAAGACTTGAATGTTTGGTAATGCGAACGTACCGTAACCCACGTCCCAACCCGTACCTTCCTTCTTCATCAGATTCTGGTTGATTCGGGCCTGCCTCATCTCGTCGGTCATGCCCCGCCCCCTCGTCATGGGTGTGTACACCATCCCCGGGGCGACGCAGTTGACGCGGATGTTCTCTGCGCCATGgtgcgccgccatggctcgCGTCATCTGGATGATGGCTCCTTTGGTGGTGGGATACAAGAGGCTGGGGTTTCCTCCTAGCACTATGAGGGAACGTCAAAGTCAGTCAAGCCAGCCCGAACGAAGGTGCATGGCCAGGGGGGGATGAAGGCGTACGGCCGCTGACGGAGGACATGTTGATGATCGATCCACGTCCGGCTTTCCTCATCTCAGGAATGGCATAGCGGCTCATGAGAACCATGCTCGTGACGTTGATGCGAAAGTCCCTCTCCCAAGCCTCTAGGCTGATGGTCGTGgcgtcgccgatggcgcccCCGACCCCGACTGTTGTCGCCTGCTTAGTGTTTGAACGTCATCCCATGCTGCCAAAGGGCTACTCTGAGGAGCTCACCCACCAATGTTTACCAGGATATGCACCGCACCGAACAATTCCACAGTTCTGAACACGCCAGTCTTGCACGCCTCTTCGTTCGTCACGTCTGCTTGAACGACCTCTGAgatgccgccctccgccTCAATCATCCGTTTCGTTTCCTTGGCCCAGTCGACGTTGTAGTCGACCAGGGCGACTTTAGCGCCATGTCTGGCTAAGAGGATGGCGGCTGCTCGACCGTTGCCAATCTCGCCTGATGTGGTGTTAGCTACATACACCTTTGCAATCGCTCGAGATTGGCACGACTTACCGTCCATTCGCGAgccggcgcccgtgacgatggcgacgtcgccggtaAAGTCAAAGGCCCTTGGAGGGGCCATGTTCGATGCGTGAAGGGGAAGGATTGACCGGTTTACCGTTCCGCGTCTGACCTCCTCAGGATAGAGCCTTGGAGTTTAATACATGTTGGTTACATGGCAACGCATTGAAGTCACTGTCACGAGTTTATCGTCCGCGCAAGACTGACAAGATGGAGGATCCCGGGCTTCTGGCCACGGCGAATCTCCAAGCCTTGGAAGGATCTGTAGCTGATGCTCAAGCTGTTGCACCAACTGTCGGGCATGCGCCGCGGGGACATCCCAGCGCACTACTAACTTGTGGCACACTAGCATCAACCATCCCGTTCCCCGCGTTCGGACCGAACCACCAGTAATGGGCCTGCTGGAGGTTGCTGACAAGTgtttggtgatggtggccaCTGGGGCTTGACATTCAGTAGAGCTTACAGAAAAACGGCATGGAAGAGATGGTCCAGCGATATTCGATCTAGCCTGAGTATGATTGCGACTGACGGCACGCTGTGATGAGTTAAAAGACATGATATGTATATGTCATTGGTCTAATGGGTAGAGATAACAGAACAAGGTTCGCAGTGTCTTATATATGTACCAAGTTGGGTACCTACACCTCCGGCATGCTTTAATCCTCAACCTGAGTCCACAAAACAGCGACGTGAATGTCACTGAGCCAGCCAGTAATCGAACCACCTGATGATACCCTCGAGGCTTTGCTCTTTAACCCAACCTGAACCGCCCGTAATGCCCTCGTTAGCTCACGCTTTTCCGGCTTCCGTCCCAAGCAAAGAGCCGGGGCGTCGATTCTACGTGTATATAGACTTACGTTGATACGGATCGCTGGGATCTCCTCGCAAGGCAAATCCGTGGCTGACGCCGCTAAACAGCTGGTAGTGATACGTCTTGCCGCCTTGCTGCAGTATGTCGAGCGCCCGCCTCCGTGACGACAAGTCGAACGTATGGTCCGTCTCGGAGCAAGATAGAAGCAGCGGTTCTGCCATTCGAGACATTTTGATTGATCATTTAGCCCAAAATCTCATACTCTCCACTATGAGCAGGTatgagcccgccgcccgggggggggggctcgtACTTTTGATGTTCTCAAAGTGATGCTCCTTGAGGAACGCGGGGTGCGCAaaggcgccgatggcgacggtgTCTCTG
The genomic region above belongs to Purpureocillium takamizusanense chromosome 5, complete sequence and contains:
- a CDS encoding uncharacterized protein (COG:Q~EggNog:ENOG503P023), producing MAPPRAFDFTGDVAIVTGAGSRMDGEIGNGRAAAILLARHGAKVALVDYNVDWAKETKRMIEAEGGISEVVQADVTNEEACKTGVFRTVELFGAVHILVNIVGVGGAIGDATTISLEAWERDFRINVTSMVLMSRYAIPEMRKAGRGSIINMSSVSGLLGGNPSLLYPTTKGAIIQMTRAMAAHHGAENIRVNCVAPGMVYTPMTRGRGMTDEMRQARINQNLMKKEGTGWDVGYAILFLASKEAGWITGLIMAVDGGVSHNLFF